In Ostrea edulis chromosome 10, xbOstEdul1.1, whole genome shotgun sequence, one genomic interval encodes:
- the LOC125666126 gene encoding uncharacterized protein LOC125666126: MWLISLTGIFLLANVCSGDEETDGENLLQAILDSLQKEQTSEYKSTPTTAYLPNTSTADMTSRSSSDSGGFPSRMLNSMGGPDNATGTNLENNTTRFPSSTRASLFPGSSPSTFSRTLDPFSSTTMPESRTTTTLISRTTTLKSSTWSSTPDTGQDCATKDIFQSLCTADLPSLVKIANIWDVYYVLFSNDVINELLLNCASGEWCIRDEFDIFRAKMAEQADMVLNSAMFSETCDEVSLDCLESVVQNFQSCSFARRLNFTMECVRLMCSVRKMTSLSLQCTSQILTALHVTMIDILRKENKKQDLNVLFENDTCHTTKALMVKTYLCTCSKCSDDVITILARFTPWAWFLHDVVTLKTKCQLENDTCVSRDMVFMIDDGAVPIPTPPITQIYRSSESGFVDIQSNPVAIVGIGTGAFIMMIGLVVFIVIFVKRRGKTQNHEYKPLETNEP, from the exons ATGTGGCTTATTTCCTTAACAGGTATATTTCTGTTAGCCAATGTCTGTAGTGGAGACGAAGAGACAGATGGTGAGAATTTACTTCAGGCGATTCTGGACAGCCTACAGAAGGAGCAGACATCGGAGTACAAAAGTACCCCCACCACCGCGTATCTACCAAATACATCGACAGCTGACATGACGTCACGGAGCAGTTCGGACTCCGGAGGTTTTCCTTCTCGAATGTTGAACAGCATGGGAGGACCAGACAACGCAACAGGAACTAACTTAGAAAACAACACTACCCGGTTTCCTTCCTCCACAAGGGCGAGTTTATTTCCCGGCTCCAGTCCTTCAACATTTAGCAGAACGCTAGATCCTTTTTCTAGCACCACGATGCCTGAGAGCCGCACGACTACTACCCTTATTTCCAGGACTACGACATTGAAATCCTCGACATGGTCTTCCACGCCGGATACAGGACAAGACTGCGCAACCAAAGACATCTTTCAGTCCCTCTGTACCGCGGACCTACCAAGTTTAGTGAAAATTGCCAACATATGGGACGTGTACTATGTGCTGTTTTCTAATGACGTCATCAACGAATTATTGCTCAACTGCGCAAGCGGAGAGTGGTGTATCCGcgatgaatttgatatttttcgcGCCAAAATGGCTGAACAAGCCGACATGGTCCTCAATTCCGCCATGTTTTCCGAGACGTGCGACGAAGTCTCGCTAGATTGTCTTGAAAGTGTAGTTCAGAACTTCCAATCATGTTCCTTTGCAAGA AGACTGAACTTCACGATGGAGTGCGTGAGATTGATGTGCTCTGTCAGAAAAATGACGTCACTAAGTCTGCAGTGTACGTCACAGATTCTTACTGCTCTACACGTCACAATGATAGATATTCTACGGAAGGAAAACAAAAAGCAG gatttgaatgttttatttgAAAACGACACATGCCATACGACAAAGGCCTTG ATGGTAAAAACATACCTTTGTACCTGCAGCAAATGTTCAGATGACGTAATAACTATATTGGCCAG GTTCACTCCATGGGCCTGGTTCCTTCATGATGTGGTTACACTGAAGACAAAATGTCAGCTGgaaaatgatacatgtgtatcacGTGATATGGTCTTCATGATTGATGACGGTGCAGTTCCGATCCCTACACCCCCAATCACACAGATATACAGATCTTCGGAG AGTGGATTTGTTGACATACAATCGAACCCAGTGGCTATAGTGGGGATTGGAACAGGTGCTTTCATTATGATGATTGGTCTCGTGGTTTTCATCGTCATATTTGTTAAACGTCGAGGGAAAACACAGAATCACGAGTACAAACCCCTGGAGACAAACGAGCCGTGA
- the LOC125665423 gene encoding uncharacterized protein LOC125665423, whose product MVVIKMILLVDILLLNLPVHTCNGDLFVTSDFTRQPRLDDVYLPTIHLRSAYKTASLLICIIDCKSYPGCLSVRYHVVREECHLLDACLMCNIGEMDIGWRHFCKDPAPVIIPDTGNGHIAFQASSDDRIPARGEVLIFDKILANLGHGYNSTSGIFSAPREGFFIFSWSQQSRRINTYTKAWLFVEGQQKGKLHDKGGNVVTNFAMVHLKMRDQVYVCSYYKNSYVDTLSQFSGWIYEKPTDSCDINFHGTAVNRNNETIVYKSHTPPDEIHSRLTSGSNGTVVIMSLTTVNRGLFSNLRYVIDGVDVMTSVIDGWRSRDVAVTLIAVQHIYGNSSIEVRNEKTHINSAGNTLTAVCISKVPAFNVWASDPEQATDRTVVFTKVLMNEGDMFNASDGTIHSQRKGLYFMTWTVHSFNNTTILSSLVVNGTPIRHLKMTSLPDHHTVSTSVAVHQLEEKDKVEIRIVEGETGDLGVYFSGILIAALD is encoded by the exons ATGGTGGTGATCAAAATGATTCTGCTTGTTGATATCCTCCTCCTAAATCTCCCAGTTCACACCTGTAACGGTGACCTCTTTGTGACGTCAGACTTTACTCGTCAGCCTCGTTTAGATGATGTATATTTGCCCACAATCCACTTGCGAAGTGCATATAAAACGGCTAGTTTACTTATATGCATTATAGACTGTAAAAGCTACCCTGGATGTCTGTCAGTACGTTATCACGTGGTCAGAGAGGAGTGTCATTTGCTTGATGCTTGTCTGATGTGCAATATCGGGGAGATGGATATAGGATGGAGGCATTTCTGTAAAGATCCAGCACCTGTCATCATACCAGATACAGGTAA CGGACACATTGCTTTCCAAGCTTCGTCTGATGACAGGATTCCAGCACGCGGAGAAGTCCTCATTTTTGACAAAATCCTAGCCAACCTCGGTCATGGTTACAACTCTACCTCTGGGATCTTCAGCGCTCCCAGGGAGGGTTTCTTCATATTTTCCTGGAGTCAGCAAAGCAGGAGAATCAACACATACACAAAAGCTTGGCTTTTCGTTGAGGGTCAACAAAAGGGCAAATTGCATGACAAAGGTGGAAATGTGGTGACCAATTTTGCCATGGTTCATCTTAAGATGCGAGATCAGGTGTATGTTTGTAGCTATTACAAGAATAGTTATGTCGACACTCTGTCCCAGTTTTCTGGATGGATATACGAAAAACCGACAG ACTCTTGTGACATTAACTTCCATGGTACTGCAGTGAATAGAAATAATGAAACCATTGTCTACAAATCACACACGCCACCTGATGAAATACATTCTAGGCTGACTTCCGGTTCTAACGGCACAGTTGTGATAATGTCACTCACTACCGTCAACAGGGGACTTTTTTCTAATTTGCGGTACGTCATAGATGGTGTTGACGTCATGACAAGTGTAATTGACGGCTGGAGATCACGTGACGTCGCTGTTACTTTGATTGCAGTTCAACACATCTATGGGAACTCCAGTATTGAGGTCAGGAATGAGAAAACGCACATCAACAGTGCTGGGAATACTTTAACGGCAGTTTGCATTTCCAAAG TTCCAGCATTCAATGTTTGGGCTTCTGATCCTGAGCAAGCAACAGATAGAACAGTGGTCTTCACCAAAGTGCTAATGAATGAAGGAGACATGTTTAACGCATCCGATGGAACGATTCACTCCCAGCGGAAGGGACTATATTTTATGACCTGGACAGTTCACTCATTCAACAATACAACCATTCTCTCATCACTGGTTGTAAATGGTACACCCATCCGTCATCTAAAGATGACGTCACTTCCTGACCATCACACTGTGTCGACGTCTGTTGCTGTCCATCAGTTAGAAGAGAAAGACAAAGTGGAAATAAGAATTGTAGAAGGTGAAACCGGAGATCTAGGAGTATACTTTTCCGGCATTCTGATTGCTGCTTTAGATTAA